A window of Gossypium raimondii isolate GPD5lz chromosome 7, ASM2569854v1, whole genome shotgun sequence genomic DNA:
tttattttcattcttttctgcttctctctttgttttcttccttcccatctttttaacaatttaatttttctattttttgtttttttagagatgaagaagagaaagaaggaagaaaatgaaaagaaagtgaagttaaaagaacataaaacaaaaaattaaattacttaaaacaaaaaaatagagatgaatggtataatttaacctaaaatttttaaattttaacaaataaatttaacaattagaTTTTAACAGTTAGATTTAAGCATGAAAAGCTTAGCGAAGATGGGAGTAAGTTGTTGGGATATATAATACCTtgattaaacaatttaaagacGCTGTTGTTTTTCACCAAATGACGAAGCTTGTTTTTCAGAACATTGTGATTGATTTGTGTTGCACAATCATACTTTCTATTActtcttaaatttatatatacatctTTGTATTCATACCATGATCATAAATGGAAAGATTCAATAAACAGAGCTGTTGGCCCATGTCATCTTCTAGTAGCGTCAAGAGGATTTAGAGAGAGTTTAATCAATATTTAAAGTAAAAGGGTATGGTGTCGGGAGCAGAGTAATGGCAGAGGATCACCACGAGTAGAACAAAcatcaatttatcattatcaacTATAACATAATTCCATCACAAACCCCAAAAACTGGAAGCGACACATCAACCAGAATTATTTAAAGGCCAAACCAACattaactaaaaacaaaaacaacgcTCTTGACTCTTCAACAAATCTCGACCTCAATGGTCTTAGGCTTCTTAGGTTCAGGCGGTGGCAATTTCTCCACCGTCACAGTCAAAACCCCATCTTTACACACCGCCGTTATACAATCCCTATTCGCATTCTCCGGCAACACAAACTTCCTCATCAACTTCCCCACCCTCCTTTCCATCCGAATATACTTCGCCCCTTCTTTCTCTTCCTCTCGCATCCGCTCTCCGCTTATCAACAGCACATTCTCTTCCTCCACTTGCACCTTTATATCCCCCGGTTTCAGCCCCGGCATGTCGACAACGAACACGTACGACTTCGAGTCCTCTTTGATGTCCGCCGGTGTCGCCGCCATGGCTTTGGCGTCTCGTACGTAGGTCCTCGATGCGGCGTTGGGGTTGTTCTTGTTATCACCGTCTTCGTGGAGGTCCATCATGTGGTGGAGGGTATGGAACAGTGGGGAATCGAAACCCATGATTCTGAAATCCATTGTTTTGGGCAAGAATGGTGTCTTTggatcttttctttctttcttttttgctgTGTTTTTTGGATGGGAATTTGTGTTATATTTAGAAATGCTTGGCTATGAAGGTTCCAAGGGGAATTTACGAGAGTTTTCTGGAAGGTTTTATTACTTTCATTTTCTAGAGTTTCTGGAATGTTGCATATGGAGAAAAGTTGTTACGCTAATTGCGAATCATTAGTTTGTTTCTTTTAGGTTAAaagatttaatccttatatttttattcggtaattgtttttatttttaaattttaatattttagttcttATAAGATGATAATTAgcaaatttattaagttttattactttttaaatttaatttggtaaatatgttattattttcaaaaatataggaatttacaataatttaattaaataatattgattaaatcTATAACGATACGCATAGAACAAGATTATATTTAACtgttacatattttaaaaaatataaagactaaaattgaacaatttaaaaatacagaaattaaaatttatcaaaatacaaaacttttataaaatacaagcaccattacaaaattcaatcttttatttattctttttaacttttctatTGAGaagagttatatatatatatattattctggttaaaatatattgttagtccctatacttttatagCACTTGAGATTTAGCccttatatttaaaaagttaaaattcaattttcttactttttcaatttaaaaatattaatctaaTCATTATCGTTGTTGGTTATTTTATTAGAACTTGTCAATTTAACATGCTTATTTTCTAGTACAACGTTAATATGGGTCACAACTTAGGGTTGgataaaattaagctaatatatatatttttttttaaatcgataCGATAAAAATATCGATTGATTCGAATTTACAAGTAttacaaatacaattatattaataaagtcaacaattaaattgttaaaatatcaattataaaaagttagTAAATATATACAATGATGTTAATTTTATACAGTATAAATAGATTATTATCTTGTTATTTactgaattattcaaaaattttcatttaagtcactagactattaaaattgttgttgcaTGATCTTCTCCATTCACACCGCCTATATTAATCAGAAgctttttttccattctcttttatagtttagtttttGTATTCATAAAACAACATTGAACATCTCATATTAacgaaccaaaattcaaatagttttTTTCTCCGATCTTTGACACTAACCGTTAGATCGACTTGGATTTAAAGTATATTCTTCAACTCATTGATGGGTATTGATCTACCGTACCGATCGACACTTGAAGCTTGCTAGTCAGAccttaaaaaggaaaaacttaaCTTTGCTAGTGAAATTATATGCACTAGCTAGACCTAATCCAACCCACTTTCCCTCCATTAACACCTTGTATATAATACAGGGTAGAGGTGTTTCACCACTGAAAATGGTTACCAAATGCAGCATGGCTTGACCTGTTCCCATTCTCCATCTCTCACATATATAAGCGCACAGGTCCGCGTTGCTGGTCCTTTTATATGAACAGATTTTAGGTGTTTTAGAGATCCAAATGGTGAAGAAAAGCTCACCTCCATTGTTAAGCTGCAACTCAAATGGATGGCAAGCAACAACACTCCCAGGCCACCTGCTTGAACCCATGTGTTAGCTTAAACAAGCCTAGCTAACACCCAATTGCCTATTGACAAAAGATGAAGCCTTGAAGACATTGCAAAGacctgggtttttttttttttttttttgtaagaattgaaaataaagtgtGGGTTATTTTTTGTATTGGGAGTAAATGTTGGACATGTTTGATTTTATACCCTAGAAGAACTAAAATATCACCGTATTTCCTTCCATTTGTAGCTTTATATAAAATACAAGTAGCTGTAGTTTATTACTTGGTGTGAGTTGGTTGGTTCATATtagagttttaaatatttttttcttagttaGAATACAAATGCTTGAATATAGAGACAAGATTCAAACATTAAACAAGTTTCAATCCCAATGGTAGGAAGAAAATGATTCTCAACCTGTTTACAgatattcctttttttttctttttctttttctttttttttttttgtgataatCCTA
This region includes:
- the LOC105802226 gene encoding 17.1 kDa class II heat shock protein, which translates into the protein MDFRIMGFDSPLFHTLHHMMDLHEDGDNKNNPNAASRTYVRDAKAMAATPADIKEDSKSYVFVVDMPGLKPGDIKVQVEEENVLLISGERMREEEKEGAKYIRMERRVGKLMRKFVLPENANRDCITAVCKDGVLTVTVEKLPPPEPKKPKTIEVEIC